The Bradyrhizobium ottawaense genome window below encodes:
- a CDS encoding N-acyl amino acid synthase FeeM domain-containing protein, with protein MQSSARSVISAVGRGAELLTDVDYHLAETVAEKEEIYNLRYRAYLREGAVKPSADARVTDRYDELPNAWTFGVYLHGELCSSVRISVLTSEWRESTSADVFPDILLPRLDRGEVMIDPTRFVADPDQVKRVPELPYLTTRLAYMACEHFNADLGLAIVRPEHQAFYRRVFLHETIAEPRLVPGLTKPFGLMAADFPTFRKKVFERYPIMRSTAFERRMLFGRGGQRQVPQRPVLVADAAHADAAHA; from the coding sequence ATGCAGTCCTCAGCCAGATCTGTCATTTCGGCTGTTGGACGGGGAGCAGAGCTTCTGACCGACGTCGATTATCATCTTGCCGAAACCGTCGCGGAGAAGGAGGAGATCTACAATCTCCGCTACCGCGCCTATCTGCGGGAAGGCGCGGTGAAGCCCTCCGCCGATGCGCGGGTGACCGACCGCTACGACGAGCTGCCGAACGCGTGGACCTTCGGCGTCTATCTCCATGGCGAACTCTGCAGCTCGGTGCGCATCAGCGTGCTGACATCGGAATGGCGCGAGTCCACCTCGGCCGATGTCTTCCCGGACATCCTGCTGCCGCGGCTCGATCGCGGCGAGGTCATGATCGACCCGACCCGCTTCGTCGCCGATCCCGACCAGGTCAAGCGGGTCCCGGAATTGCCCTATCTGACGACGCGTCTCGCTTACATGGCCTGTGAGCATTTCAATGCCGATCTCGGCCTCGCCATCGTGCGCCCCGAGCATCAGGCCTTCTACCGGCGGGTGTTCCTGCATGAGACCATCGCCGAGCCGCGGCTGGTTCCCGGCCTCACCAAGCCGTTCGGACTGATGGCGGCGGACTTCCCGACCTTCCGCAAGAAGGTGTTCGAGCGTTATCCAATCATGCGGTCGACTGCCTTCGAGCGGCGGATGCTGTTCGGGCGCGGCGGCCAGCGCCAGGTGCCGCAGCGGCCGGTGCTCGTGGCTGACGCTGCGCACGCGGACGCCGCGCACGCCTGA
- a CDS encoding Flp family type IVb pilin, with the protein MKNLVARFLKDESGATAIEYGLIAAGIALAIITVVNNLGTTLNAKFTSISSSLK; encoded by the coding sequence ATGAAGAACCTCGTTGCGCGTTTCCTGAAGGATGAATCCGGCGCCACCGCCATTGAATACGGCCTGATCGCTGCCGGCATCGCGCTGGCCATCATCACCGTCGTCAACAATCTCGGCACCACGCTGAACGCCAAGTTCACCTCGATCTCGAGCAGCCTCAAGTAA
- the pal gene encoding peptidoglycan-associated lipoprotein Pal, which yields MKHPMRILQGLKLVAVLAVALSMGACANKNAATDAMANAATPGSQQDFVVNVGDRVFFESDQTDLTPQAIVTLEKQAQWLQTYSRYSFTVEGHADERGTREYNIALGARRAQSVRSFLASRGIDPNRMRTISYGKERPVAVCNDISCWSQNRRAVTVLNASS from the coding sequence ATGAAACATCCTATGCGTATCCTCCAGGGATTGAAGCTGGTCGCGGTGCTCGCCGTCGCGCTGTCGATGGGCGCCTGCGCCAACAAGAATGCCGCGACGGATGCGATGGCCAATGCGGCAACACCTGGCAGTCAGCAGGATTTCGTCGTCAACGTGGGTGACCGCGTATTCTTCGAAAGCGACCAGACCGATCTGACCCCGCAGGCGATCGTGACCCTGGAGAAGCAGGCGCAGTGGCTGCAGACCTATTCGCGCTACAGCTTCACCGTCGAAGGCCACGCCGACGAGCGCGGCACCCGCGAATACAACATCGCGCTCGGCGCCCGGCGAGCCCAGTCGGTGCGTTCGTTCCTGGCCTCGCGCGGCATCGATCCGAACCGCATGCGCACGATCTCCTACGGCAAGGAGCGGCCGGTCGCCGTCTGTAACGACATCTCCTGCTGGTCGCAGAACCGTCGTGCCGTCACCGTGCTGAACGCGAGCTCCTGA
- a CDS encoding putative bifunctional diguanylate cyclase/phosphodiesterase: MQLADQKQSDRDELEPILYAALINSMVQNFWAIFLGSASAAVAAVMTALKTGDVWLWPLAFLLIAIGTARAFQMRGYENRTEVLSFEEAKHLEPRYWIGALSYAAVLGVWAFVVIYNNNDPVADMLCVAIGIGYTAGGAARNYGQPRVIQWHVALACGPMSLALLLHGGFYHIGLAILLVFFFIGLKNINLSLHAIFVKALTSSFRESALASQFDTALNNMPHGLCMFRADGRLAVMNHRFGELMALPEDLVKRGATAADIAAACVSAGSISAESGNHILAEIEHARICEIVTADPDSSRGRTLAWTFQPMTGGGTVLLLEDITERTNAEARISHLARYDELTALPNRVSFHDEIERLLKNSHHAERLSALLFVDLDQFKQVNDTLGHPCGDQLLCAVANRLREMLRPEDFVARFGGDEFVVFQQNISSPEDAAALARRIVERLSERYRIDNHLVEIGASVGIALTSPGDASADTLLKNADMALYRAKADGRGTFCFFRDEMAATVEARRILELDLRKALANEEFELFYQPLVNLKSGKITTCEALLRWNHPVRGTVSPIDIIPVAEDMGLIVDLGRWILRRACMECMKWPEGVSVAVNFSPQQFHQRDVLSEIRYALEVSGLPAHRLEIEITESSLLRNTQLTHDILSQLHALGVRISLDDFGTGYSSLSYLHNFPMQKVKIDRSFLEGIDTDRPLTLLRGVARLSADLGMAVVVEGIETNEQLDLISADGTVSEAQGYLFSRPVPAVRMRQLLNASHGRRGEGQLHVASSRSFA; encoded by the coding sequence CTCTCATCAACTCCATGGTGCAGAATTTCTGGGCGATCTTCCTCGGCTCGGCCTCCGCGGCCGTGGCCGCGGTGATGACTGCGTTGAAGACGGGCGACGTCTGGCTGTGGCCGCTTGCATTCCTGCTGATTGCCATCGGCACCGCGCGCGCCTTCCAGATGCGCGGATATGAAAACCGCACCGAGGTGCTGTCATTCGAAGAGGCCAAGCACCTGGAGCCGCGTTACTGGATCGGCGCGCTGAGCTATGCGGCCGTGCTCGGTGTGTGGGCCTTCGTCGTCATCTACAACAACAACGATCCGGTCGCCGACATGCTCTGTGTCGCCATCGGCATCGGCTACACCGCGGGCGGCGCCGCCCGCAATTACGGGCAGCCCCGGGTGATCCAGTGGCACGTCGCACTGGCCTGCGGTCCGATGTCGCTCGCCTTGCTGCTGCACGGCGGCTTCTACCACATCGGTCTTGCCATCCTGCTGGTGTTCTTCTTCATCGGGCTCAAGAACATCAACCTCAGCCTGCATGCGATCTTCGTCAAGGCGCTGACCTCGAGCTTCCGCGAATCCGCGCTGGCGAGCCAGTTCGACACCGCGCTCAACAACATGCCGCACGGGCTGTGCATGTTCCGCGCCGACGGCCGCCTTGCAGTGATGAACCACCGCTTCGGCGAGCTGATGGCCTTGCCCGAGGACCTCGTCAAGCGCGGCGCCACTGCCGCCGATATCGCGGCGGCCTGCGTTTCCGCCGGGTCGATCTCGGCGGAGAGCGGCAACCACATCCTGGCCGAGATCGAGCATGCGCGGATCTGCGAGATCGTCACCGCCGATCCGGATTCCTCGCGCGGCCGCACCCTGGCCTGGACGTTCCAGCCGATGACCGGCGGCGGCACGGTGCTGCTGCTGGAAGACATCACCGAACGCACCAATGCGGAAGCCCGCATCAGCCATCTCGCCCGTTACGACGAGCTCACGGCGCTGCCCAACCGGGTCAGCTTTCACGACGAGATCGAGCGGCTGCTGAAGAATTCGCATCATGCCGAGCGGCTCTCCGCGCTGCTCTTCGTCGACCTCGACCAGTTCAAGCAGGTCAACGACACGCTCGGTCATCCCTGCGGCGACCAGCTGCTGTGCGCCGTCGCCAACCGTCTGCGCGAAATGCTGCGCCCCGAAGATTTCGTCGCCCGTTTCGGCGGCGACGAATTCGTCGTGTTCCAGCAGAACATCTCCTCGCCCGAGGACGCCGCCGCGCTGGCCCGCCGCATCGTCGAGCGGCTGAGCGAGCGCTACCGCATCGACAATCATTTGGTCGAGATCGGCGCCAGCGTCGGCATCGCGCTGACCTCGCCGGGCGATGCCAGTGCCGATACGCTGCTCAAGAACGCCGACATGGCGCTGTACCGTGCCAAGGCCGACGGCCGCGGCACGTTCTGCTTCTTCCGCGACGAGATGGCGGCGACCGTCGAGGCCCGCCGCATCCTCGAGCTCGACCTGCGCAAGGCGCTCGCCAACGAGGAATTCGAGCTGTTCTACCAGCCGCTGGTCAATCTGAAGTCCGGCAAGATCACCACTTGCGAGGCGCTGCTGCGCTGGAATCATCCGGTGCGCGGCACGGTCTCGCCGATCGACATCATCCCGGTCGCCGAGGACATGGGCCTGATCGTCGATCTCGGCCGCTGGATCCTGCGCCGCGCCTGCATGGAATGCATGAAGTGGCCGGAGGGCGTCAGCGTCGCCGTCAACTTCTCGCCGCAGCAATTCCACCAGCGCGACGTGCTGAGCGAAATCCGCTACGCGCTGGAGGTGTCGGGCCTGCCGGCGCATCGGCTGGAGATCGAGATCACCGAGTCCTCGCTGCTGCGCAACACCCAGCTGACCCACGACATCCTGTCGCAATTGCATGCGCTCGGCGTGCGCATCTCGCTCGACGATTTCGGCACCGGCTATTCCAGCCTCAGCTATCTGCACAATTTCCCGATGCAGAAGGTGAAGATCGACCGCTCCTTCCTCGAAGGCATCGACACCGACCGCCCGCTGACGCTGCTGCGCGGCGTGGCGCGGCTGTCCGCCGATCTCGGCATGGCCGTCGTGGTCGAGGGCATCGAGACCAACGAGCAGCTCGATCTGATCAGCGCCGACGGCACCGTCTCCGAGGCGCAAGGCTATCTGTTCAGCCGTCCGGTGCCCGCCGTGCGGATGCGCCAGCTGCTCAACGCCTCGCATGGGCGGCGCGGCGAAGGCCAGCTCCACGTCGCCAGCTCGCGCTCCTTCGCTTAA
- the tilS gene encoding tRNA lysidine(34) synthetase TilS encodes MSDDDNSPISTREARRLFAGLKSAPALVLAVSGGPDSVALMWLAARWRRSLARGPSLTVVTIDHGLRREAAREAREVKRLATELGLPHRTLRWRGAKPKTGLPAAAREARYRLLAQAARAVGASHVLTAHTRDDQAETLLMRLLRGSGLAGLSAMASLSERDGIVLARPLLEVPKAQLIATLKRARIGFADDPTNRDTAFTRPRLRALLPLLAAEGGDARTLVRLAARLARANAAVELLADGAERFLHLRDRGDAPQAGVRSFEASAFAVLPEEVRLRLLLRAINALGHEGPAELGKVESLLAALDQAIAASPRTGANGRQALRQTLAGALISLAGGRIHIAPAPVRRRKGG; translated from the coding sequence ATGTCAGACGACGACAATTCTCCGATCTCGACACGCGAGGCGAGGCGGCTCTTCGCCGGCCTGAAGAGCGCGCCGGCGCTGGTGCTCGCCGTGTCGGGCGGGCCCGACTCGGTCGCGCTGATGTGGCTTGCGGCGCGCTGGCGGCGCAGCCTCGCGCGCGGCCCAAGTCTCACCGTCGTCACGATCGATCACGGCCTGCGGCGAGAGGCGGCGCGCGAGGCGCGCGAGGTCAAGCGGCTCGCCACTGAACTCGGATTGCCGCACCGGACCCTGCGCTGGCGCGGCGCAAAGCCGAAGACCGGACTGCCGGCGGCGGCGCGCGAGGCGCGTTACCGCCTGCTCGCGCAGGCCGCGCGTGCCGTCGGCGCGAGCCATGTGCTGACCGCCCACACCCGCGACGACCAGGCCGAGACCCTGTTGATGCGCCTGTTGCGCGGCAGCGGACTTGCCGGGCTGTCGGCAATGGCCTCCCTCAGCGAGCGCGACGGGATCGTGCTGGCGCGTCCGCTGCTCGAGGTCCCGAAGGCGCAGCTGATCGCGACCTTGAAGCGGGCCAGGATCGGCTTTGCCGACGATCCCACCAACCGCGACACCGCCTTCACCCGGCCGCGGCTGCGGGCGCTGCTGCCGCTCCTTGCGGCCGAGGGTGGCGATGCCCGCACGCTGGTGCGGCTCGCGGCCCGGCTGGCGCGGGCCAATGCGGCGGTCGAGCTGCTGGCCGACGGCGCCGAGCGCTTCCTCCATTTGAGGGATCGCGGCGATGCGCCGCAGGCAGGTGTTCGAAGCTTCGAGGCCTCGGCCTTTGCCGTCCTGCCGGAGGAGGTCCGGCTGCGGCTCCTGCTGCGGGCCATCAACGCGCTCGGGCACGAAGGGCCGGCGGAACTCGGCAAGGTTGAGTCTCTCCTTGCCGCGCTCGACCAGGCCATCGCCGCAAGCCCTCGCACGGGCGCAAATGGCCGGCAGGCCTTGAGGCAGACCCTTGCGGGAGCCTTGATCAGCCTAGCCGGCGGGCGTATCCACATCGCACCGGCGCCGGTCCGGCGTCGCAAGGGCGGATAG
- the ftsH gene encoding ATP-dependent zinc metalloprotease FtsH: MNANLRNFALWVIIVLLLLALFTLFQNPGQRASSQDIAFSQLLSEVDRGNVRDVVIQGPDIHGTFTNGSSFQTYAPSDPTLVKRLYDSKVQITAKPPGDNVPWFVSLLVSWLPFIALIGVWIFLSRQMQGGAGKAMGFGKSRAKMLTEAHGRVTFEDVAGVDEAKQDLQEIVEFLRDPGKFQRLGGRIPRGVLLVGPPGTGKTLIARAVAGEANVPFFTISGSDFVEMFVGVGASRVRDMFEQAKKNAPCIIFIDEIDAVGRHRGAGLGGGNDEREQTLNQLLVEMDGFEANEGVILIAATNRPDVLDPALLRPGRFDRQVVVPNPDVVGREQILKVHVRKVPLAPDINLKTIARGTPGFSGADLMNLVNEAALTAARRNKRMVTQAEFEEAKDKVMMGAERKSLVMTEEEKLLTAYHEGGHAIVGLNVVATDPIHKATIIPRGRALGMVMQLPERDKLSMSLEQMTSRLAIMMGGRVAEELIFGREKVTSGASSDIEQATRLARMMVTRWGLSEALGTVSYGENQDEVFLGMSVSRTQNASEATVQKIDTEIRRFVEEGYNEATRILTEKRADLEALAKGLLEFETLSGDEIVDLLKGKKPNRESVLEPSTPRASAVPPAGKSPRPRPDTDPGLEPQPQA, from the coding sequence ATGAACGCCAATCTGCGCAATTTCGCCCTCTGGGTCATCATTGTCTTGCTGCTTTTGGCGTTGTTCACGCTCTTCCAGAATCCGGGTCAGCGGGCCTCCTCGCAGGACATCGCCTTCTCGCAGCTCCTGAGCGAGGTTGACCGCGGCAATGTGCGCGACGTCGTGATCCAGGGGCCGGACATTCACGGCACCTTCACCAACGGCTCCAGCTTCCAGACCTATGCGCCCAGCGACCCGACGCTGGTGAAGCGCCTCTATGACAGCAAGGTGCAGATCACCGCGAAGCCGCCCGGCGACAACGTGCCGTGGTTCGTCTCGCTGCTGGTCTCCTGGCTGCCGTTCATCGCCCTGATCGGCGTGTGGATCTTCCTGTCGCGGCAGATGCAGGGCGGCGCCGGCAAGGCGATGGGCTTTGGGAAGTCGCGCGCCAAGATGCTGACCGAAGCGCATGGCCGCGTCACCTTCGAGGACGTCGCCGGCGTCGACGAGGCCAAGCAGGACCTGCAGGAGATCGTCGAATTCCTGCGCGACCCCGGCAAGTTCCAGCGCCTCGGCGGCCGCATTCCGCGCGGCGTGCTGCTGGTCGGCCCTCCCGGCACCGGTAAGACCCTGATCGCGCGCGCGGTCGCGGGCGAAGCCAACGTGCCGTTCTTCACCATCTCCGGTTCTGACTTCGTCGAGATGTTCGTCGGCGTCGGCGCGAGCCGCGTCCGCGACATGTTCGAGCAGGCCAAGAAGAACGCGCCCTGCATCATCTTCATCGACGAAATCGACGCGGTCGGTCGTCATCGTGGCGCCGGCCTCGGCGGCGGCAATGACGAGCGCGAGCAGACGCTGAACCAGCTGCTGGTCGAGATGGACGGCTTCGAGGCGAACGAGGGCGTGATCCTGATCGCCGCGACTAACCGTCCCGACGTGCTCGATCCCGCGCTGCTGCGTCCGGGCCGCTTCGACCGTCAGGTCGTGGTGCCGAACCCCGATGTCGTCGGCCGCGAGCAGATCCTCAAGGTTCACGTTCGCAAGGTGCCGCTGGCCCCCGATATCAACCTCAAGACCATCGCGCGCGGCACCCCGGGCTTCTCCGGCGCCGACCTGATGAACCTCGTCAACGAGGCCGCTTTGACCGCCGCCCGCCGCAACAAGCGGATGGTGACGCAGGCCGAATTCGAAGAGGCCAAGGACAAGGTGATGATGGGCGCCGAGCGCAAATCGCTCGTCATGACCGAGGAAGAGAAGTTGCTGACGGCCTATCACGAGGGCGGCCACGCCATCGTCGGCCTCAACGTCGTCGCGACCGACCCGATCCACAAGGCGACCATCATTCCGCGCGGCCGTGCGCTCGGCATGGTCATGCAGCTCCCCGAGCGCGACAAGCTGTCGATGTCTCTGGAGCAGATGACCTCGCGGCTCGCGATCATGATGGGCGGCCGTGTCGCCGAAGAGCTGATCTTCGGCCGCGAGAAGGTGACCTCGGGTGCGTCCTCCGACATCGAGCAGGCGACACGCCTGGCCCGGATGATGGTGACGCGCTGGGGCCTGTCCGAGGCGCTGGGCACCGTGTCCTATGGCGAAAACCAGGACGAGGTTTTCCTGGGCATGTCGGTGTCGCGCACCCAGAACGCATCGGAGGCGACGGTCCAGAAGATCGACACCGAGATCCGGCGTTTCGTGGAAGAGGGCTACAACGAAGCGACGCGTATTCTCACCGAGAAGCGCGCCGATCTCGAAGCGCTCGCCAAGGGCCTGCTGGAGTTCGAGACGCTGAGCGGCGACGAGATCGTCGATCTGCTCAAGGGCAAGAAGCCGAACCGCGAGTCCGTGCTCGAGCCGAGCACGCCGCGCGCCTCCGCGGTGCCCCCGGCCGGCAAGTCGCCGCGCCCGCGGCCCGATACGGATCCCGGCCTGGAGCCGCAGCCGCAGGCGTAA
- a CDS encoding class I SAM-dependent methyltransferase, with protein sequence MSELFDGYHANYRDVVQSSIDFSGLPHDFFMRAKADLLADLIAQRLNTERPDMLDVGCGVGSLHPLLHGMVGRLSGIDVSSASLAQARAANSGVDYREFDGRTFPFEDASFDLVTAICVMHHIVPAEWTHFITEMRRVVRPGGLVCVIEHNPYNPLTRLAVARCEFDRDAVLLSAGKVRKLMAAGGLREIGARHFLLLPWDTKPARRLEDALSGVSLGGQYAAFGSV encoded by the coding sequence ATGAGCGAGCTCTTCGACGGCTATCACGCCAACTACCGTGACGTTGTCCAATCCTCGATCGACTTCTCCGGCTTGCCGCATGATTTCTTCATGCGCGCGAAGGCCGATCTCCTGGCCGATCTGATCGCGCAGCGGCTGAACACCGAGAGGCCCGACATGCTGGACGTCGGCTGCGGTGTCGGCAGCCTTCATCCCCTGTTGCACGGCATGGTCGGCCGCTTGAGCGGTATCGACGTTTCGTCGGCCAGCCTGGCGCAGGCCCGCGCGGCCAATAGCGGGGTCGACTACCGCGAGTTTGACGGCCGCACGTTTCCCTTCGAGGACGCCAGCTTCGATCTCGTCACGGCCATCTGCGTGATGCACCATATCGTGCCGGCCGAATGGACACATTTCATCACCGAGATGCGGCGGGTGGTGAGGCCCGGGGGGCTCGTCTGCGTGATCGAGCACAATCCCTACAACCCGCTGACACGTCTTGCCGTTGCGCGCTGCGAGTTCGACCGGGACGCCGTCCTGCTCAGTGCCGGCAAAGTCCGAAAGCTGATGGCTGCGGGCGGCTTGCGCGAGATCGGCGCCCGCCATTTTCTGCTGCTCCCCTGGGACACCAAACCGGCGCGTCGCCTCGAAGATGCCCTGAGCGGCGTGTCGCTCGGCGGCCAATACGCGGCCTTCGGGTCCGTCTGA
- a CDS encoding TetR/AcrR family transcriptional regulator, producing the protein MVYRRTHQVVKRLAARRSAILTAARETAAEGGMAAVQIAPVAVRANVAAGTVYRYFPSKAELISELIAEVSRDELAAIRRAADAAPGPSSALAAAVTTVAVHTLSQRRLAWGILAEPVDVDVSASRLASRREIAGEIAARIDAAVRAGHLPAQDTALAATALLGALHEALVGPLAPDNLDDPVKMRDAVQTVTLLALRAVGVMDARARGLVVQQTLLPAAKALVGA; encoded by the coding sequence ATGGTTTATCGGCGGACGCATCAAGTGGTGAAGCGCCTTGCGGCGCGGCGCAGTGCGATCTTGACGGCGGCACGGGAGACTGCAGCGGAAGGCGGGATGGCGGCGGTGCAGATCGCGCCCGTCGCGGTCCGGGCCAATGTCGCGGCCGGCACGGTCTACCGCTACTTCCCCTCCAAGGCCGAGCTGATCTCCGAGCTCATTGCCGAGGTCTCGCGCGATGAGCTCGCGGCGATCCGCCGGGCGGCCGATGCCGCGCCGGGGCCATCCTCGGCGCTGGCGGCCGCCGTCACCACCGTGGCGGTCCACACCCTGTCGCAGCGGCGGCTGGCCTGGGGCATTCTGGCAGAACCTGTCGATGTCGATGTCAGCGCCTCCCGCCTTGCCAGCCGGCGGGAGATTGCCGGCGAGATTGCCGCCCGGATCGACGCCGCGGTGCGTGCCGGTCACCTGCCGGCCCAGGACACCGCACTCGCCGCCACCGCCTTGCTCGGCGCGCTGCATGAGGCCCTGGTCGGGCCGCTAGCGCCTGACAATCTCGACGATCCCGTCAAGATGCGCGATGCGGTGCAGACCGTGACGCTGCTGGCGCTGCGTGCGGTCGGCGTCATGGACGCCCGCGCCCGGGGACTCGTGGTGCAGCAGACGCTGTTGCCGGCCGCGAAGGCGCTCGTTGGGGCGTAA
- a CDS encoding glycosyltransferase family 2 protein → MAANSRSIRYSLVIPVFNEEAVLPVLLRRLDLVLSRLDGPAEAIFVDDGSSDSSSIVLQALAKRDPRFRYVGLSRNFGHQVAITAGMDAAEGDAIIVMDADLQDPPEVIEQLIAKWQEGNDVVHARRLSREGESRFKRATAHLFYRLLGRMSSVGIPADVGDFRLIDRKVLDALRQMPEQDRFVRGMIAWLGFRQAEVAFHRLERAAGETKYPLFKMVRLAVNATLGFSDLPLRLAIWCGLTVSGLALLYGGWVILLWLSKDSHLVTGWSSTIVVVSLLCGINMLMTGIVGLYVGRIHAEVKRRPLYVVQTRAGFDRNEAAAAPAIHAVNE, encoded by the coding sequence ATGGCGGCCAATTCCAGATCGATCCGCTACAGCCTCGTCATCCCCGTGTTCAACGAGGAAGCCGTGCTGCCGGTCCTGCTGCGCCGGCTCGACCTGGTCTTGTCCCGGCTCGACGGTCCGGCTGAAGCGATCTTCGTCGACGACGGCAGCAGCGATTCCAGCTCGATCGTGCTCCAGGCGCTCGCCAAGCGCGATCCGCGCTTTCGCTATGTCGGCCTGTCGCGAAATTTCGGCCATCAGGTCGCCATCACCGCCGGCATGGACGCCGCGGAAGGTGACGCGATCATCGTGATGGATGCCGATTTGCAGGATCCGCCCGAAGTGATCGAGCAATTGATCGCAAAATGGCAGGAAGGCAACGACGTCGTCCACGCCCGCCGCCTGTCACGCGAAGGCGAAAGCCGGTTCAAGCGTGCGACGGCGCATCTGTTCTACCGGCTCCTCGGCAGGATGTCCTCGGTCGGCATCCCCGCCGATGTCGGCGACTTCCGCCTGATCGATCGCAAGGTGCTCGACGCACTCAGGCAGATGCCGGAGCAGGATCGCTTCGTACGCGGCATGATCGCCTGGCTCGGTTTCCGGCAGGCCGAGGTCGCCTTCCACCGCCTCGAGCGCGCCGCGGGCGAAACCAAATACCCGCTGTTCAAGATGGTGCGGCTCGCGGTGAACGCCACGCTCGGCTTTTCCGATCTGCCCCTGCGGCTTGCGATCTGGTGCGGATTGACGGTTTCGGGACTGGCCCTGCTCTACGGCGGCTGGGTGATCCTGCTGTGGCTCAGCAAGGACAGCCATCTCGTGACCGGCTGGTCGTCGACGATCGTCGTCGTGTCCCTGCTGTGCGGAATCAACATGCTGATGACCGGTATCGTGGGGCTGTATGTCGGCCGCATCCATGCCGAGGTGAAACGCCGCCCGCTCTATGTGGTGCAGACGCGCGCCGGCTTCGATCGCAACGAGGCGGCGGCAGCGCCTGCAATCCACGCAGTCAACGAGTGA
- the ybgF gene encoding tol-pal system protein YbgF — protein sequence MSSKFKAITGTVATVALLSLCSPATAQSVFAQSDDADPEMRIERLENQLRQLTGQNEELQYRNRQLEERLRALEGGAQGAPGQAPNVAAMPPAQVGPGQVVPGYRQQPQQQAVQPNYEQPQSAASAPIVQEQPAPGAPGTRRRGDAFDPNQNPNAPGAPRALGGGPQPMPSGAPGGRGAGEPLDLANTGPRYQQQAAPPAAQPGYPPAQSGSPAPAGGAGLTTLPPSATPRDEFDLGIGYMQRKDYALAEQTMKNFTQKYPSDPLLGDAQYWLGESYFQRQQYRDSAEAFLAVTTKYEKSAKAPDALLRLGQSLAALKEKEAACAAFGEVGRKYPRASAGVKAAVDREQKRVKC from the coding sequence ATGTCATCGAAATTCAAGGCAATTACCGGCACCGTGGCAACCGTCGCGCTGCTCTCTTTGTGTTCGCCCGCAACTGCGCAGTCGGTCTTTGCGCAGTCGGATGATGCCGATCCCGAGATGCGGATCGAGCGGCTGGAGAACCAGCTGCGCCAGCTCACTGGCCAGAACGAAGAGCTGCAATACCGCAACCGCCAGCTCGAAGAGCGGCTGCGGGCGCTCGAGGGCGGCGCCCAAGGCGCGCCCGGACAGGCGCCCAATGTCGCGGCGATGCCGCCCGCCCAGGTCGGACCAGGTCAGGTTGTGCCCGGCTATCGCCAGCAGCCGCAGCAGCAGGCCGTGCAACCGAATTACGAGCAGCCGCAGAGCGCGGCTTCTGCGCCGATCGTTCAGGAGCAGCCGGCGCCCGGCGCTCCCGGCACGCGCCGTCGCGGCGATGCCTTCGATCCGAACCAGAACCCGAACGCGCCGGGTGCGCCGCGCGCGCTCGGCGGCGGCCCGCAGCCGATGCCGTCGGGAGCACCCGGCGGCCGCGGCGCCGGCGAGCCGCTCGATCTCGCCAACACCGGCCCCCGTTATCAGCAGCAGGCCGCTCCCCCGGCCGCGCAGCCCGGCTATCCGCCGGCCCAATCCGGCTCTCCCGCGCCGGCCGGCGGCGCCGGCCTGACCACGCTGCCGCCCTCGGCAACGCCGCGCGACGAGTTCGACCTCGGCATCGGCTACATGCAGCGCAAGGACTACGCGCTCGCCGAGCAGACCATGAAGAACTTCACGCAGAAATATCCGAGCGACCCGCTGCTCGGCGACGCGCAATACTGGCTCGGCGAGAGCTACTTCCAGCGCCAGCAATATCGGGACTCCGCGGAAGCCTTCCTCGCCGTCACCACCAAATACGAGAAATCGGCCAAGGCCCCGGATGCGCTGCTGCGGCTCGGCCAGTCGCTCGCCGCGCTGAAGGAGAAGGAGGCCGCCTGCGCCGCCTTCGGCGAGGTCGGCCGCAAATATCCGCGCGCCTCCGCCGGCGTCAAAGCCGCGGTCGACCGCGAGCAGAAACGGGTGAAGTGCTGA